In one Janibacter cremeus genomic region, the following are encoded:
- a CDS encoding multicopper oxidase family protein translates to MSLSRRQLLSLSGGVVAGVGLSACGLGLTSPGGSTGALLRSRVPLPSPFAAELPPLTRLTPHDGRATVTARRRSVEILPGRMTEILGYDGRFPGPTIEATKGEPLHLRVRNAVDHAVVNHLHGGVTPAEHDGYPTDLVRPGASRVHEYPLDQRAATLWYHDHTMDLTGPNVYAGMAGAFVLRDPAEDDLGLPDGDRELTLVLTDRSFGEDAELVYPVSEGTFDRRFHGGLLGDCMLVNGAPWPRTDVDAARYRVRILNACNARRLELALDPGGDLVQVGTDQGLLTRPHRRSTLTLAPAERADLVIDFAEHAPGSPVTLVNRLGEGDMGLVMRFDVARRATDDSRVPDRLSTIDPIDPSRVVRTRDFHLALGQPVRGGHGSHSGGTRSLPMWSINGRPYRPGHDLFRAELGTVERWRFTTDVHHPVHAHLVPFQVEQDGAPAWKDTVDIGPASRAEVLVPIEGYRGRYVLHCHNLEHEDRMMMADWSVV, encoded by the coding sequence ATGAGCCTGTCCCGCCGTCAGCTGCTCTCCCTCTCAGGCGGGGTCGTCGCCGGTGTGGGCCTGTCGGCCTGCGGACTCGGCCTGACCTCGCCGGGCGGCTCGACCGGGGCACTGCTGCGCAGCCGGGTGCCGCTCCCTTCGCCCTTTGCCGCGGAGCTGCCACCGCTCACCCGGCTCACGCCCCACGACGGCCGTGCCACCGTGACCGCGCGGCGCCGCAGCGTCGAGATCCTGCCCGGGCGGATGACCGAGATCCTCGGGTACGACGGGCGCTTCCCCGGCCCCACCATCGAGGCGACGAAGGGGGAACCGCTGCACCTGCGCGTGCGCAACGCCGTCGACCACGCGGTCGTCAACCACCTGCACGGCGGCGTGACGCCGGCCGAGCACGACGGGTACCCGACCGACCTCGTGCGCCCGGGTGCCTCCCGAGTCCACGAGTACCCGCTCGACCAGCGCGCCGCGACGCTCTGGTACCACGACCACACGATGGACCTCACCGGTCCGAACGTCTACGCGGGGATGGCGGGGGCCTTCGTGCTGCGCGACCCGGCCGAGGATGACCTCGGGCTGCCCGACGGCGACCGGGAGCTGACGCTCGTGCTCACCGACCGGTCCTTCGGGGAGGACGCGGAGCTGGTCTACCCCGTGAGCGAGGGCACCTTCGACCGCCGGTTCCACGGCGGCCTGCTCGGCGACTGCATGCTCGTCAACGGCGCCCCGTGGCCCCGCACCGACGTCGACGCCGCCCGCTACCGCGTGCGGATCCTCAATGCCTGCAACGCCCGTCGCCTCGAGCTGGCGCTCGACCCGGGCGGTGACCTCGTCCAGGTCGGCACCGACCAGGGGCTGCTCACCCGACCCCATCGCCGCTCGACCCTCACGCTCGCACCCGCCGAGCGCGCGGACCTCGTCATCGACTTCGCGGAGCACGCCCCCGGCTCGCCGGTCACGCTGGTCAACCGGCTCGGCGAGGGCGACATGGGACTGGTCATGCGCTTCGACGTCGCTCGCAGGGCCACGGACGACTCCCGCGTGCCCGACCGGTTGTCGACGATCGACCCGATCGACCCCTCACGGGTGGTGCGCACCCGGGACTTCCACCTCGCCCTGGGTCAGCCGGTGCGCGGCGGGCACGGATCGCACTCCGGCGGCACCCGGTCCCTGCCGATGTGGTCGATCAACGGCCGGCCCTACCGCCCCGGGCACGACCTCTTCCGCGCAGAGCTGGGGACGGTCGAGCGGTGGCGCTTCACCACCGACGTGCACCACCCGGTCCACGCGCACCTCGTGCCCTTCCAGGTCGAGCAGGACGGCGCCCCGGCATGGAAGGACACCGTCGACATCGGCCCGGCCTCCCGCGCCGAGGTGCTCGTACCGATCGAGGGGTACCGCGGGCGCTACGTCCTGCACTGCCACAACCTCGAGCACGAGGACCGGATGATGATGGCGGACTGGTCGGTGGTGTGA
- a CDS encoding non-heme iron oxygenase ferredoxin subunit, with the protein MGWTRVCDVDDVEEEDVIGVSVEGRDVAVYRDEDGEFYASDGHCTHERMLLCDGLVMDGIIECPKHNGRFRITDGAAMGAPVTIDLRTYPVRVEDGEVHVDLA; encoded by the coding sequence ATGGGCTGGACCCGGGTCTGCGACGTCGACGACGTCGAGGAGGAGGACGTCATCGGCGTGAGCGTCGAGGGGCGCGATGTCGCGGTCTACCGCGACGAGGACGGTGAGTTCTACGCCAGCGACGGGCACTGCACGCACGAGCGGATGCTCCTGTGCGATGGTCTCGTCATGGACGGCATCATCGAGTGCCCGAAGCACAACGGGCGGTTCCGCATCACGGACGGCGCGGCGATGGGAGCGCCGGTCACCATCGACCTGCGCACGTACCCGGTGCGGGTCGAGGACGGGGAGGTCCATGTCGACCTCGCCTGA
- a CDS encoding LacI family DNA-binding transcriptional regulator, with translation MSPHGGDRPVTLRTVAERAGVSKSSVSRVLQGSPKVSEQARAAVEAAMAELGYRPNSVAQSLGARRTKTIGVLVNDLRQPWFVDFLAGLGERLAEHDLHAFVADGRLDRDLDDRLLNAFLDMRVDGLVLAGTMPVTDAIREAAQRLPTVVAGMRDLRLPTVDVIAEDDAAGARLAVEHLVALGHERIAHIAGPAGEVFRQRRIGYEEAMRAAGLDEHIRVVPSDITEDDGFTCGAALFASDPPTAVFTVNDLVCAGAMAAATDAGLSVPGDVSVVGFDDSSIARMRWVGLTSVDIQPHTVGSVAADLLVQRITAPDREAREHLVAPRLRARSSSAPAQT, from the coding sequence GTGAGTCCGCACGGGGGCGACCGCCCGGTCACCCTCCGCACCGTCGCCGAGCGCGCCGGTGTCTCGAAGTCCTCCGTCTCCCGCGTGCTGCAGGGCTCGCCCAAGGTCTCCGAGCAGGCCCGTGCGGCGGTGGAGGCGGCCATGGCGGAGCTGGGCTACCGACCCAACTCGGTCGCGCAGAGCCTGGGCGCACGCCGCACCAAGACCATCGGCGTGCTCGTCAACGACCTGCGGCAACCGTGGTTCGTCGACTTCCTCGCGGGCCTGGGGGAGCGGCTCGCCGAGCACGACCTGCACGCGTTCGTCGCCGACGGGCGGCTCGACCGGGACCTCGACGACCGGCTGCTCAACGCCTTCCTCGACATGCGCGTCGACGGGCTCGTGCTGGCCGGGACGATGCCGGTCACGGATGCGATCCGGGAGGCCGCCCAGCGGCTGCCCACCGTCGTCGCCGGCATGCGCGACCTGCGGCTGCCGACGGTCGACGTCATCGCCGAGGACGACGCCGCGGGCGCCCGGCTGGCCGTGGAGCACCTCGTCGCCCTCGGGCACGAGCGGATCGCCCACATCGCCGGGCCGGCGGGCGAGGTGTTCCGCCAGCGCCGGATCGGCTACGAGGAGGCGATGCGCGCCGCAGGGCTGGACGAGCACATCCGGGTCGTACCGTCGGACATCACCGAGGACGACGGGTTCACCTGCGGCGCAGCGCTCTTCGCATCCGATCCGCCGACCGCCGTCTTCACCGTCAACGACCTCGTGTGCGCGGGGGCCATGGCCGCGGCAACGGATGCGGGCCTGTCCGTGCCGGGCGACGTGTCCGTCGTGGGCTTCGACGACAGCAGCATCGCGCGCATGCGCTGGGTGGGTCTGACGAGCGTCGACATCCAACCGCACACGGTGGGATCGGTGGCGGCGGACCTTCTGGTCCAGCGCATCACCGCCCCCGACCGCGAGGCCCGCGAGCACCTCGTGGCTCCGCGCCTGAGGGCCCGCTCGTCCTCCGCCCCCGCGCAGACCTGA
- a CDS encoding NAD(P)/FAD-dependent oxidoreductase, translating into MSTSPDLSSDVQRIVVVGAGECGTHAAMALRDKGFDGDITVIGRESVHAYERPPLSKRALADEELALVHPWSPEQLEEAGIELRLGVEVTGLDLDAGTVTTSEGEVPWDRLLLALGSDARRLELEGATYLRTHEDAAALRTVLRPEGHLLVVGAGFIGLEIAAGARERGMEVTVVEAGPRALGRIVPGEVAAQVVARHEERGVTLRTDTTVTGMHREGGRLRAVLSDGDELVADAVVVGVGATPSTALAEEAGLLVDNGIVVDEALRTSDPRVFAAGDCAAFPDARSGNRVRLESWRNAHDQALTAAASMLGEDEAHAAVPWFWSDQYDQMLSVAGLPGTGERTVLRRREDGVLVHLGLDGRDRLVHAAAVGPGPSVAKDIRIAEKLIAAAVPLEAAQLEDPGVPLRSILKAATA; encoded by the coding sequence ATGTCGACCTCGCCTGACCTCTCGAGCGACGTGCAGCGGATCGTCGTCGTCGGTGCCGGTGAGTGCGGCACCCATGCGGCGATGGCCCTGCGGGACAAGGGCTTTGACGGCGACATCACCGTCATCGGCCGCGAGTCCGTGCACGCCTACGAGCGCCCGCCCCTGTCGAAGCGTGCCCTCGCCGACGAGGAGCTGGCGCTGGTCCACCCGTGGTCCCCGGAGCAGCTGGAGGAGGCCGGCATCGAGCTGCGCCTCGGGGTCGAGGTCACCGGGCTGGACCTCGACGCCGGCACCGTCACGACGAGCGAGGGGGAGGTCCCCTGGGACCGCCTGCTGCTCGCCCTCGGGTCGGACGCGCGTCGCCTCGAGCTCGAGGGGGCCACGTACCTGCGGACCCACGAGGACGCCGCCGCGCTGCGCACCGTTCTGCGCCCCGAGGGGCACCTGCTCGTGGTCGGGGCCGGCTTCATCGGCCTCGAGATCGCGGCCGGCGCCCGGGAGCGCGGCATGGAGGTGACGGTCGTCGAGGCCGGGCCGCGAGCGCTCGGCCGGATCGTGCCCGGGGAGGTCGCCGCGCAGGTGGTCGCCCGGCACGAGGAGCGGGGTGTCACCCTGCGCACCGACACGACCGTGACCGGGATGCACCGCGAAGGGGGCCGGTTGCGGGCGGTGCTCTCCGACGGCGACGAGCTCGTCGCCGATGCCGTCGTCGTCGGCGTCGGGGCCACTCCGTCGACCGCGCTCGCCGAGGAGGCCGGTCTGCTCGTCGACAACGGAATCGTCGTCGACGAGGCGCTGCGCACCTCCGACCCGCGGGTCTTCGCCGCGGGGGACTGTGCGGCCTTCCCCGACGCACGCTCGGGCAACCGGGTCCGCCTGGAGTCCTGGCGCAATGCCCACGACCAGGCCCTGACCGCGGCCGCGTCCATGCTCGGTGAGGACGAGGCCCACGCCGCCGTCCCGTGGTTCTGGTCCGACCAGTACGACCAGATGCTCTCCGTGGCCGGGCTGCCCGGGACGGGGGAGCGCACCGTCCTGCGGCGCCGGGAGGACGGGGTCCTCGTGCACCTCGGACTCGACGGCCGGGACCGGCTCGTCCACGCCGCGGCCGTCGGTCCGGGACCCAGCGTGGCCAAGGACATCAGGATCGCGGAGAAGCTCATCGCCGCGGCCGTGCCGCTGGAGGCGGCGCAGCTGGAGGACCCGGGCGTCCCCCTTCGCTCGATCCTCAAGGCGGCCACCGCGTGA
- a CDS encoding type II toxin-antitoxin system VapB family antitoxin — translation MGLNIKNERVHALARQVAQRTGATQTSAIEEALERRLHDLDAHDREAARRRRLMRLMDEIDATTTDEQRAATRQVQDEMYDDNGLPA, via the coding sequence GTGGGTTTGAACATCAAGAACGAGCGTGTGCACGCGCTTGCCCGTCAGGTGGCGCAGCGCACGGGTGCGACGCAGACGAGCGCCATCGAGGAGGCCCTTGAGCGTCGACTCCATGACTTGGATGCTCATGATCGTGAGGCTGCGCGTCGACGGCGCCTGATGCGCCTGATGGACGAGATCGACGCCACGACGACGGATGAGCAGCGGGCGGCCACCCGGCAGGTCCAGGACGAGATGTATGACGACAACGGCCTCCCTGCATGA
- a CDS encoding type II toxin-antitoxin system VapC family toxin, producing the protein MIVDTSAIVCVHEGEPEARRYLELMMDADVLRISAGTLLETSLVLDARQRLRSSRRLDRLIADLDLEVVPVGEAQVAVARTAYRDFGKGSGHPAQLNFGDCFAYALAITTGDPLLFKGDDFGHTDVVPVV; encoded by the coding sequence ATGATCGTCGACACCTCCGCGATCGTCTGTGTCCACGAGGGTGAGCCCGAGGCCCGCCGGTACCTCGAGCTGATGATGGACGCCGATGTCCTGAGGATCTCCGCAGGGACCCTGTTGGAGACCTCGCTGGTCCTCGACGCCCGACAGCGCCTGCGCTCGTCCAGACGGCTGGACCGCCTCATCGCCGACCTGGACCTCGAGGTGGTTCCGGTCGGCGAGGCCCAGGTCGCCGTGGCACGCACTGCCTACAGGGATTTCGGCAAGGGGTCAGGTCACCCGGCGCAGCTGAACTTCGGCGACTGCTTCGCCTATGCGCTGGCGATCACGACCGGGGACCCGCTCCTCTTCAAGGGCGACGACTTCGGCCACACCGATGTGGTGCCGGTGGTGTGA
- a CDS encoding MFS transporter, whose protein sequence is MTALSPPAARRVYWLLTATRWLPVGLTIALFSLWPLEHGLTVTQVLTLGSVMGVVILLLELPTSGFADAFGRRPVVLAAAVAEVVSMAIYLLAASFWAFALAMVVQGVFRALDSGPLEAWYVDTVHAHRPGADVDQELSRAGAVLGASIALGALVSGGLILWDPLPGSALRLPFLVCLVLTVVHLVAVVVLLREPPRAHRGSVLDSVREAPRVVRSGLRLASANVVLRALLGAEAAIALAMIGFESLVPLRLADLLGSEEQAGALMSPFAAAGWAVYAGGAAVGGWLSARIGVGRAAMVTHVAMAVGVVAIGLATGPVGVIVGYLAAYGIFGGSGPLHATLVHREAEAANRASVLSLGSMVSFAVFAATAPLAGLLAEATSLSLSVVVLGVVAGVGVLLYLPALRAERERAALTRSDEPMAST, encoded by the coding sequence GTGACCGCGCTCTCGCCCCCGGCCGCTCGCCGCGTCTACTGGCTGCTCACCGCCACCCGGTGGCTGCCCGTGGGCCTCACGATCGCCCTGTTCTCGCTGTGGCCGCTCGAGCACGGCCTGACCGTCACCCAGGTGCTCACCCTCGGCTCGGTGATGGGGGTCGTGATCCTGCTCCTGGAGCTGCCGACCAGCGGTTTCGCCGACGCCTTCGGACGTCGTCCGGTGGTGCTCGCGGCAGCCGTGGCCGAGGTGGTGTCCATGGCGATCTATCTGCTCGCCGCCTCCTTCTGGGCGTTCGCGCTGGCGATGGTGGTCCAGGGGGTGTTTCGTGCACTCGACTCCGGCCCGCTGGAGGCCTGGTACGTCGACACCGTGCACGCGCACCGCCCCGGAGCCGACGTCGACCAGGAGCTCTCGCGCGCCGGCGCGGTGCTCGGCGCCTCGATCGCCCTGGGTGCTCTGGTCTCGGGCGGGCTGATTCTCTGGGACCCCCTCCCCGGGAGCGCGCTGCGGCTCCCGTTCCTCGTGTGCCTGGTCCTCACCGTCGTGCACCTGGTTGCCGTCGTGGTCCTGTTGCGCGAGCCGCCTCGGGCGCATCGTGGCTCGGTGCTCGACAGCGTGCGGGAGGCGCCGCGCGTGGTCCGGTCCGGGCTGCGACTCGCGAGCGCCAACGTCGTGCTGCGAGCCCTGCTCGGCGCCGAGGCCGCCATCGCGTTGGCGATGATCGGCTTCGAGAGCCTCGTGCCGCTGCGGCTCGCCGACCTCCTGGGCAGCGAGGAGCAGGCCGGGGCACTGATGAGCCCGTTCGCCGCTGCAGGGTGGGCGGTCTACGCGGGGGGCGCCGCCGTCGGTGGCTGGCTCTCGGCCCGGATCGGCGTCGGCCGGGCGGCCATGGTCACCCACGTGGCCATGGCGGTGGGCGTCGTCGCCATCGGCCTGGCCACGGGGCCCGTCGGCGTCATCGTGGGTTACCTCGCGGCGTACGGCATCTTCGGGGGCAGTGGACCACTGCACGCCACCCTCGTGCACCGCGAGGCCGAGGCCGCCAACAGGGCGTCGGTCCTGTCGCTCGGCTCGATGGTCAGCTTCGCCGTCTTCGCTGCGACGGCACCGCTTGCCGGTCTGCTCGCGGAGGCCACCTCGCTGTCCCTCAGCGTCGTGGTGCTCGGCGTGGTGGCCGGTGTCGGCGTCCTGCTCTACCTGCCGGCGCTGCGGGCCGAGCGCGAGCGGGCTGCCCTGACGCGGTCCGACGAGCCGATGGCGTCCACCTAG
- a CDS encoding DUF5701 family protein, with product MPALPPVVRLIEVGVPALAGLSESEFTDLVPPAPTGTGVLVVSPSLVPAADLAALLRHDGKPGFVVEDMTDLADFVPIDGEQVPVSSLYWITDVERGDEMAIWSPAEALPAIRERGRVPLTLSEGISWLLQQPEQLERGRCFMTIGSRKPKARGGLDSRTPALWISNGTGRDGRERKDAPKVGWCWANNRHTWLGFASAARRV from the coding sequence ATGCCCGCCCTGCCTCCCGTTGTCCGTCTGATCGAGGTCGGCGTCCCCGCGCTGGCCGGGCTCTCGGAGTCGGAGTTCACCGACCTCGTCCCACCCGCGCCGACGGGCACCGGCGTCCTCGTCGTCTCCCCGTCGCTCGTCCCCGCCGCCGACCTCGCTGCGCTGCTGCGTCACGACGGCAAGCCGGGCTTCGTCGTCGAGGACATGACCGACCTGGCCGACTTCGTGCCCATCGACGGCGAGCAGGTCCCGGTGTCCTCCCTCTACTGGATCACTGACGTCGAGCGTGGTGACGAGATGGCGATCTGGTCACCGGCAGAGGCGCTCCCGGCCATCCGCGAGCGCGGCCGCGTCCCGCTCACCTTGAGCGAGGGCATCAGCTGGCTGCTGCAGCAGCCGGAGCAGCTCGAGCGCGGCAGGTGCTTCATGACCATCGGCTCGCGCAAACCGAAGGCCCGCGGTGGCCTCGACTCGCGCACCCCTGCGCTGTGGATCAGCAACGGCACCGGGCGTGACGGCCGCGAGCGCAAGGACGCCCCCAAGGTCGGCTGGTGCTGGGCCAACAACCGGCACACCTGGCTGGGTTTCGCCTCGGCGGCCCGGCGCGTCTGA
- a CDS encoding Gfo/Idh/MocA family protein, producing MRIGLIGLGRIGSFHADTLAALDGVDELVVTDPVTAAVDAVTARLPAVRTVDSPEALLASGVDGVVIAAATNPHAALIHAAVAKGVPTFCEKPVAGSIAESIAVQEAVAGSDVPVQIGYPRRFDPAFVAARDAVRSGELGRITTVRSTTLDPAPPPAAYLAVSGGIFRDCSVHDFDAVRWVTGQEVVEVHAVGSVDPDAPAEMYADHGDHSSASVLLTLSDGTIGVVSNTRTNGRGYDVRLEVHGVRDAVAAGLDEGLPLRATQPGITWPAGPPHAFFMDRLADAFRAELTTFTQVAAGTVDNPCTVTDAMGTAWAAEAATLSAAERRPVTLEEVRTLARSS from the coding sequence ATGCGCATCGGACTCATCGGCCTCGGCCGGATCGGTTCCTTCCACGCCGACACCCTCGCCGCCCTCGACGGTGTCGACGAGCTCGTCGTCACCGACCCGGTCACCGCAGCGGTCGACGCCGTCACCGCACGGCTGCCCGCCGTCCGCACCGTCGACTCCCCCGAGGCGCTGCTCGCCTCCGGGGTCGACGGCGTGGTCATCGCCGCGGCGACCAACCCCCACGCCGCACTGATCCACGCGGCGGTGGCGAAGGGGGTCCCCACCTTCTGCGAGAAGCCCGTCGCCGGGAGCATCGCGGAGTCGATCGCCGTGCAGGAGGCCGTCGCCGGCAGCGACGTGCCGGTGCAGATCGGCTACCCGCGCCGCTTCGACCCGGCCTTCGTCGCGGCGCGGGACGCGGTGCGCTCGGGCGAGCTCGGCCGCATCACCACGGTCCGCTCGACGACGCTCGACCCGGCTCCCCCGCCCGCGGCCTATCTCGCCGTCAGCGGCGGCATCTTCCGCGACTGCTCCGTCCATGACTTCGACGCGGTGCGCTGGGTGACCGGTCAGGAGGTCGTCGAGGTCCACGCCGTCGGCTCGGTCGACCCGGACGCGCCCGCCGAGATGTACGCCGACCACGGCGACCACTCGAGCGCCTCCGTGCTCCTGACCCTCTCCGACGGCACCATCGGCGTCGTGTCCAACACCCGCACCAACGGCCGCGGGTACGACGTGCGGCTCGAGGTGCACGGGGTCCGTGACGCGGTGGCCGCCGGCCTGGACGAGGGGCTGCCGCTGCGCGCCACCCAACCGGGGATCACCTGGCCGGCCGGGCCGCCGCACGCGTTCTTCATGGACCGGCTCGCCGACGCGTTCCGCGCCGAGCTGACGACCTTCACCCAGGTGGCCGCCGGCACGGTCGACAACCCGTGCACCGTCACCGACGCCATGGGCACGGCGTGGGCCGCCGAGGCCGCGACCCTCTCGGCCGCGGAGCGCCGGCCCGTGACGCTCGAGGAGGTCCGGACGCTCGCTCGCAGCAGCTGA
- a CDS encoding SDR family oxidoreductase → MEQLLTDKVVLVVGGTSGVGAGIARAATREGAHVVVTGRRPEPGQALADELGERVTSVTGDVSDPEAAKGVVTTTIERHGRIDCLVNCAGLTDRGSILDTTPELFDAHVATNLRGPFFTMQAAVADMVGREAPGTIVNISSISARGGQPYLAPYVAAKAGLAGLTKNVAHAHRFDRIRVNALNIGWTQTEGEDSTQRRFHDAGDDWVEQANAKLPMGKLGQVDEIADAVVFLLSDRSGVVTGSVIDWDQQVIGGSD, encoded by the coding sequence ATGGAGCAGCTCCTCACCGACAAGGTCGTCCTCGTCGTCGGCGGCACCTCCGGTGTCGGCGCCGGCATCGCGCGCGCCGCCACACGCGAGGGCGCGCACGTCGTCGTCACCGGCCGACGCCCCGAGCCGGGACAGGCCCTCGCCGACGAGCTCGGCGAGCGCGTCACGAGCGTCACCGGCGACGTCTCCGACCCGGAGGCGGCGAAGGGGGTCGTCACCACGACGATCGAGCGGCACGGACGCATCGACTGCCTCGTCAACTGCGCCGGGCTCACCGACCGCGGGTCGATCCTCGACACGACACCGGAGCTGTTCGACGCGCACGTCGCGACGAACCTGCGCGGCCCCTTCTTCACCATGCAGGCCGCCGTCGCGGACATGGTCGGCCGCGAGGCGCCCGGGACGATCGTCAACATCTCCAGCATCAGCGCGCGCGGCGGCCAGCCGTACCTCGCGCCGTACGTCGCGGCGAAGGCCGGGCTGGCCGGGCTGACGAAGAACGTCGCCCACGCCCACCGCTTCGACCGGATCCGGGTCAACGCGCTGAACATCGGGTGGACGCAGACCGAGGGTGAGGACTCGACGCAGCGGCGCTTCCACGACGCCGGCGACGACTGGGTCGAGCAGGCCAACGCGAAGCTGCCCATGGGCAAGCTCGGCCAGGTCGACGAGATCGCCGACGCCGTCGTCTTCCTGCTCTCGGACCGCTCCGGGGTCGTCACCGGCTCGGTCATCGACTGGGACCAGCAGGTCATCGGCGGCTCCGACTAG
- a CDS encoding phytanoyl-CoA dioxygenase family protein, whose amino-acid sequence MTTTSAPFAGRLRTADCRVADLRALLEQQVDAVPAHADRIEQQVPIYTATSLREAISSDAGATEVEAELADVLAGGAGIFVITGALGHEVIDRVSADLEEIIAAEKASGAEVGDHFAAAGANDRIWNALEKLAVDHPEDFVDYYADDVIALAARAWLGPGYQVTSQVNVVNPGGKGQTVHRDYHLGFTSPEVTERYPRHVHDLSPVLTLQGAIAHCDMPVETGPTLYLPHSQKYSHGYLAYWLAEFQEYFGQHHVQLPLRKGDAVFFNPALFHAAGSNATSDVRRMANLLQISSAFGRSMEATDRHRIVTAIYPALLSRTAAGVDVEHAVAASAEGYAFPTNLDLDQPVDGMSPPTQADIVRQALAEGASPEELAQRLDGYAAARRTS is encoded by the coding sequence ATGACGACGACGTCCGCCCCCTTCGCCGGTCGCCTGCGCACGGCCGACTGCCGCGTCGCGGACCTCCGCGCCCTCCTCGAGCAGCAGGTCGACGCGGTCCCCGCGCACGCCGACCGCATCGAGCAGCAGGTGCCGATCTACACGGCCACCTCTCTGCGAGAGGCGATCTCGAGCGACGCAGGAGCCACCGAGGTCGAGGCCGAACTCGCCGACGTCCTCGCGGGCGGGGCCGGGATCTTCGTCATCACCGGCGCGCTCGGGCACGAGGTGATCGACCGGGTCTCGGCGGACCTCGAGGAGATCATCGCCGCGGAGAAGGCGAGCGGCGCCGAGGTCGGCGACCACTTCGCCGCGGCCGGCGCCAACGACCGGATCTGGAACGCCCTGGAGAAGCTCGCCGTCGACCACCCCGAGGACTTCGTCGACTACTACGCCGACGACGTCATCGCCCTCGCCGCCCGCGCCTGGCTCGGACCGGGCTACCAGGTCACCAGCCAGGTCAACGTCGTCAACCCCGGCGGCAAGGGCCAGACCGTCCACCGCGACTACCACCTCGGCTTCACCTCGCCGGAGGTCACCGAGCGCTACCCGCGCCACGTGCACGACCTCTCCCCCGTGCTCACCCTCCAGGGCGCGATCGCCCACTGCGACATGCCCGTCGAGACCGGCCCGACGCTCTACCTGCCGCACTCGCAGAAGTACTCGCACGGCTACCTCGCCTACTGGTTGGCGGAGTTCCAGGAGTACTTCGGGCAGCACCACGTGCAGCTGCCACTGAGGAAGGGGGACGCGGTCTTCTTCAACCCCGCCCTCTTCCACGCGGCCGGGTCGAACGCGACGAGCGACGTGCGCCGGATGGCGAACCTGCTGCAGATCTCCTCGGCCTTCGGCCGGTCGATGGAGGCCACCGACCGGCACCGGATCGTCACCGCGATCTACCCGGCGCTCCTCTCCCGCACAGCTGCCGGTGTCGACGTCGAGCACGCGGTCGCCGCGAGCGCCGAGGGCTACGCCTTCCCGACCAACCTCGACCTCGACCAACCGGTCGACGGCATGTCGCCGCCCACCCAGGCCGACATCGTCCGGCAGGCCCTCGCCGAGGGCGCCTCCCCCGAGGAGCTGGCCCAGCGCCTCGACGGGTACGCCGCGGCCCGCCGCACCAGCTGA
- a CDS encoding CHRD domain-containing protein — MRTTRRLASTAAIAALVGLPLAAGPASADGHELTGQLTQLNDSGASGTAWAQVDGDQVHIKVDTQGLLAGSPHAQHIHIGGQGTCPTDDMAGEDGILSTMEGAPAYGGVKVSLTQEPGKTDAGAALDVANFPTGATNSYERTITVGDDLAQQIANGDGVVVVHGIDADGSGKYDGDAKSSLDESLPLEATAPAACGELAPAQMAMPQGGVETGGTSTAGFEYAGALALGGLALGLGGAGFAANRLRTNR, encoded by the coding sequence ATGCGTACGACACGACGACTCGCCAGCACCGCCGCCATCGCCGCCCTCGTCGGCCTGCCCCTGGCCGCAGGACCGGCCAGCGCCGACGGTCACGAGCTGACCGGCCAGCTCACCCAGCTCAACGACTCCGGCGCCTCGGGCACCGCGTGGGCGCAGGTCGACGGCGACCAGGTCCACATCAAGGTCGACACCCAGGGCCTGCTCGCGGGCTCCCCGCACGCGCAGCACATCCACATCGGCGGCCAGGGCACCTGCCCGACCGACGACATGGCCGGCGAGGACGGCATCCTCTCCACCATGGAGGGCGCTCCCGCCTACGGCGGTGTCAAGGTCTCGCTCACCCAGGAGCCCGGCAAGACCGACGCCGGCGCCGCCCTGGACGTCGCCAACTTCCCCACGGGTGCGACGAACAGCTACGAGCGCACGATCACGGTCGGGGACGACCTCGCGCAGCAGATCGCCAACGGTGACGGCGTCGTCGTCGTCCACGGGATCGACGCGGACGGCTCCGGCAAGTACGACGGTGACGCCAAGTCCTCGCTCGACGAGAGCCTGCCGCTCGAGGCCACCGCCCCGGCCGCCTGCGGTGAGCTCGCCCCGGCCCAGATGGCGATGCCGCAGGGTGGCGTCGAGACCGGTGGCACGAGCACCGCCGGCTTCGAGTACGCGGGCGCCCTCGCACTCGGTGGCCTGGCCCTCGGTCTGGGTGGCGCCGGCTTCGCCGCCAACCGCCTGCGCACCAACCGCTGA